The stretch of DNA aatgtcaacaaaggtcggcctaccagattctaatcacctaattgtatttagtaagtggttgacaagtggctattttagatttcttgtagaCTTGTGTTAAAATATAagtgatactggagcttggttggggtggtgggacggctcgtagtgggcaccagaaaatttcccttgttttcaaatccaaaacttgacaggtatgatgtAGATACAGAAAACAAATCTGTAATGATTTTCATGGTTtccatttaaatatttgttagTTTCATGCTGATGCTGAGCGGTCAGTTGAGGTTCCCATGCCTCTGCCTCGTTCAGTCGATGTTACATAAGCAGAGTGCATCCCTGTTTGCCAGCGTATGGTAGCCAGCTTCTTTCTAATGCTTATCACACCCCACCTGTCTTGTGCCACATGGTGATAAAATGGAGCCTGCTCTTCCTGTCTCGTCATTATGTGGCTAATTTATCAGGAGCCCTGACGGCCATAGAATAAATACTGTAATAGTTTAATGGGAGTTTAGGAACAAATTGTTACTCAGGGCTTGTAATCTGTTCTCCTTCCGTTGATAGTGCTGAGAAAGTTGTGGCCATTAACTTTAAAGAACAGCTCAACAATGACTTTTGTCTGACGCAAAGGCTTACACAGGGAAAATGTATCTGtctttttcaaacataaaatatatatatgtatatatatataagaagaTAGGACCTGTTTGTCATTCAGTTTCCGTTACGTGGAAGTGTCCAAGAATGGAAGTTTGAGttgaaacaaaacacaaagttaGATTTAAGTAAGCGACATTCGTGATTTTTAGTAATCTTTCTAGAACAAATTTGTTTctgtaataaaattaaaaaaaggccacattccagagaagtggaaactgtgcaaaattagaatatctgtggcatgaaataaatagaCCAACTCATGAATTTagtttaaaactaaactaaaattaacttCCACAAAGCACAGCAATGACTTCTCCTCtagttctcctgtttcttgtgttgtgttctgtgaatcagtattatgggtataccgggaacttgtTCAATGAGAACGATTCCGATCTGTTTGgagtgcaatttaaaaaaaaaaaaaaaaaaaaaaaagtgattaactgcattattattttttttttggtatttgtttttcataattaattaatcgcaattaatgtGATAAATTCCCAGCACTAATTGTAATATTATCTACTAGGTTTTGGTCCAttaggaccagaacctccagacacaaaaacagcttcattccctctgccaccatcctcATGAACAAAGTCCCCCTCCCCCAGACCTTCTCCTCCCAAAACCCCCAATCACCACCTCCGTGAGGACAAtattacctgctgcactgtatatatatatatatatatatatttatatttatttatcatatttatcctatatatttatcctttattctctatctatcctttatttatccctcatcctttataattattattattattgttgtggcttttgttttgtttttttgttccgtGCActgactaccaagtcaaattccttgtgctgtcttaaaaactgtacttAGCAAATacaacatttctgtttttgatGTAAACAATGCTGTTTTTTGATGCCATTTTTCACTGTATAAGATAAATATTACACTATAatcatgtaaataaaaatactaaacataatgtattttatttattaatgcagTACAAGTCTTGCATAATgttaaatatcacaaaatggTTCAATAATGTTATTGTGATGGATTTGATATTGGTTTGATTATTTATATGGAATACTGTGTGCAGTTAGTTCTAGGTAAAATGGCAGCTGAAGTGTAGCTGTTCTtgcgggggtgtgggggggtcgTGTCAATTCTCCTGTATATGTCTATGATTAAAAAGTAATGTTTCtcataaatattttattgttggTGAGTGTTAAATTTGAATATTGGTAGAATAGAAAGTAAGTCTACAGCAGCTCTCTGTCCTTTTCATCAAACAGCTTTTATTAATCGTCTAAAtgtcctttttcttcttttaggcCTAATTTTCTCATACACAGTGAGGATGTCTCAGTCTGGAGAAAAAGGGAAGGTGAGTTAATGGAAGCCTGTTATCTGTTGAACTATGTCACAGCGAAGTGAGGCTCTAATAAAGCTGGTGATTCAGAGTTACGTTACTCAGTCTTAACTTAATCTTAAAGCCTCATACATGCAAAAGCATTTACAGAGGATATCCTGTAgaaatgcaattgtttcattgcCAAGCTTTATTGCCTGTTGGAAGCTTTCCATAAAAAACAtcatcactcactcactcatttaTATTCACCCACTTACATGTTTACTGTTGGTCCTGATAAACCCTAATGTAATGAAGGCTCACTGTGCTTTAAAACCAGTTGGTGGCAACTTTCTGTGTTATataaatgttgtgttttctgttttaaagttCCCTGATGCTGCAGGTTATGTCGGTTTTGCCAATCTCCCAAATCAAGTGCACCGTAAATCTGTGAAAAAGGGGTTTGAATTTACCCTAATGGTAGTAGGTGAGTAATTACTCTTGCTTATTAATTTTATTGAGCTTTTGTTTGACTATgacggcgtattagggccatattaaaataaaaagaaatctgagcactacgagattaaagtcgtaatatttcaagattgaagttgtaattttattagattaaagtcgtaatattttgataaAAAGTCCTAATATTTTgataataaagtcataatattttgataataaagttgtaatattttagagattaaagtcgtaattttattagattaaagtcgtaattttattagattaaagtcgtaatattttgagattacaGTCGTAATGTTTTGAGAATacagtcgtaatattttgagaataaaggtgTAATtgtattagattaaagtcgtaatatttcgagattacagtcgtaatatttcgagattacAGTCgtaaaattttgagaataaaattgtaatactttgagaataaagttgtaattttagtAGAATAAAGTTGCgatatttcgagattaaagtcgtgaGAATAAAAAACTCGCAATGTTattactttaatctcataaaatgactactttattcttaaaatgttatgactttaatcttgaaatattatgactttaacctcataaaattatgactttattcttaaaataatatgactttattctcgttTAATGTAGCGCTATTACGCTgttatttgctttttttaatgcttttttttttttttttttcaggggaGTCTGGATTGGGCAAATCAACACTCATAAACAGCCTGTTTCTTACCGATCTCTACCCTGAGCGTTACATTCCCGGTGCAGCAGGTATCCTCTACATGCACATGGGCACATACACACTGTCTTACAATGGCATCAAATACCGTAATAAAGAAATGTCTGCTGCTAAGTCTCCAGCAGAGCATTTCTTTCTAACAGGAATGTTGAGAATGttgctgtttaaaaaatatggcCCTGCCCTCCTTATGACTTGACTTAGATTAAGACTTGTTTTGGCTTTAAAACAATCCCCCACTCCCTCCTCAGTTAGTCAGAGGAGATAAAAGGCAGCATTAGactttgatatttaaaaaaaaaaaaggaaaattatttcattttaaagggCGTATTTTTCTACTCTTATGCCCTCATGCAACAAATCCTGAAGCTCACGGTGAGGTTTTTGAagttaaaattacaaattaGCCCAGGTTCAAAGATTCTTGTGTTCTAACTCCACAGAGAAGATTGAGAGGACGGTGCAGATTGAGGCATCGACTGTGGAAATTGAGGAGAGGGGAGTGAAGCTACGTCTGACCGTGGTCGACACCCCTGGATATGGCGATGCCATCAACAGTCAGGACTGGTGTGTTTCTACTCTGtgtaggaggaggagaaggaggagtgATGCCAATCCGTCTCAATCatccttccttttttttccaccactcCCTTTCTTTACTTTCATCCCAAAGCGATCGTTTCTCACCTCTCGTTCCTCGGCTCCTGACTTATTGCTATCctttataccagtggttcctAACCTTTTTCTTGTCGTGACCTCATTTTTGTATCGcaaatttttgatcatgttcgtCATTACAGATACAGAGTTGCCAGTATaagtgcacaaaataacaataagccccagctcagatatttttatacagcATTTTGTTTTGACTAGACCtatatttgaaaaagtaaaagtataaaatacaattgtttgcaatcgtgtgtggtgttttaatttgaaaaaaatatttttattaattaaggTACTTGGCTTTcggcctcttcctgcactgtatatctatttctgtgatattatgtttgtttattttttttgattgtgcaaaataaattaaaaaaaagaaaaactttgaaaaaaatattattattattattattattattattaacctaaaatatataatatatataatatttttttattacaagacatttcagaggacccaattttatttccaggcgacccttgatcccaaggttgaaaaaccctgctttaTACCCTCAGTGTATGTTTGTTTAATCTCAATCATAGTGGCGCCTTTGTCTGCATTCTAATGTAGTCCTGACAGGAACTATAATTGTATTAgatttttcaatatttgtttttacaacAGCTTTAAGACCATCATCCAGTACATTGACAATCAGTTTGAGCGCTACCTTCATGACGAGAGTGGACTGAACCGTCGACACATAGTGGACAACAGAGTGCACTGCTGCTTCTACTTCATCTCCCCATTTGGACATGGGTGAGTAAGAAACTAAAAAGAcctaaaggtccagtattatgctatttttcacccatctccatttgttctaagaaccctaataacagttttagcctctgaaaagttactttctgagcagttctaaaaacaggctgttttggggcttacttatgcatattcatgagtacgCGTGTCTGTAGACTTATAACACataacagctgatcactagcgattttcttttgctatccacacatcaccttgaatagtccattcaaggtgatggttcactgttttgtccaacctatgcatcgcattgggtcacaaacacgtcagatcatctcaaaggCATAACGAGGCAGTATAATGGGTACTAAAAATGGAGCTGCTGGTGACGTCACCTTGCGAGAAAAATCTGActggcccgtttggagctgactttttgaCCCTCTGACTGGGGCTAAATGAATGTATGCCACTGttacaaaaccattataaagtgattttttcctaatactgcccctttaaagcataaaaaagaatccacttttatttttggctgttttagtcatatttatttatccacactctgtttttcttcttcagttTAAAGCCATTGGACGTTGAGTTTATGAAGGCTATCCACAGCAAAGTCAACATCGTGCCAGTCATTGCTAAAGCTGACACCCTAACCCTAAAGGAGAGGGATCGTCTAAAGAGGAGGGTAAGTCTTAGTTACACAGGCTTTATTCTGAATTATCTCTACCTCAATTCAAgtttttgtaaattaaatgGGTTTTTAGATTTAGCTCTGGGTCATGACCCTTTTTATTCGCCTCATTTATCCCACATCTCCTTACAAAATGAATATTAACAATATAATACTGTAACATGTGGTAACCTTCTGGACTCTTTGCGACTTTCATTATTGGGGCTCATTCTTTTCCCTATTGTTTACACTCCACATGCAATCATTTTCTCCAAGATATGACTCTTGGCACTCTGCAGGAATGTCATAATACAGGCTTTTTTCTTgatcttttgtttgttttcaaaccATCGGCAGACGGACGAGTTGAGCCATTAGAAACTGGATCATAATGATAATGGAATGGAAtgatacattaataataataaaatcactgTCTATCAGTGTTTGGCAGGCAATGTGTCAAATATTCAAATGTTTCGTTAGgaaatcaaatgtttttccTGTGGTGATGTTAGCATTACGTTTTTTCAATTTTCTATCGTAGTTAGAttgtttaaagcagtggttctcaaccttttcagctcgccgcccccaaaataaagataaCACATACCAAGGACCCCTACTGttcctgaaggtggttgaatgcagacatgaacattgaagaacagtcatgtggagacagggccatctttgagcgggaataaaggggagagctttttggggttcatccataaagtcagcaaaatgatgatccattgttctgtaaatctgtgataatcacatttatttatttatctgaataatatccactgttatacaggaggtttattattatttgcgccatagtatatcTTAAAgctgtaaatccttgttttgatcaggaataaaatgggttaaaagtgacaaagaatggtggaaaaggtggaaattggttaaaagttgcaaattaagaGTGGCcagaaactgacagaaaaagtggttaaaaacgGTTCAAAGTGTCCATATTGGAAAATAGCAAATAGCAAGTAATGGGCgtaacaaattgtgaatgtagttaaattggcaaaataagcATGATATATGGtcaaaagagtttaaaagtgacaatagtgggtcgaaatgtgtgacattgaaagtagaaaaaatgtgcaaaaaggagcaaaaatatggcaagaaagtgatggaaataagtTCAAATATgttaagtttggtgtagttgcagaaaaagggtgaaaattagcaaaatgggctcaaattgctTCACTGTACTCAAGTACAGTGAAGGGGAAGTGCTGAAAGGGACGGGCATAGGAAAAAAGTGATCTGGACACCATTGATGGAGTACATCTCCTCCAGTCTTCTCCTGTCCCAGATATTTCCTGTTGGAGCTCAACCGTGTGTCTGCCTCCCGGCCTCCACGCTCCACAGCTTACTGCAGTCCAGATGTGTAGCGACAGCGTAGTCCCCGGATGACGCAAACCTCACATCATTGTCGTTATTGATAAACTCTGACCCGTCAGATGTAATGGGCAGTATGTTTCCTGCTTCTGTGCCACTCTTCTCATTCTCAATCTCAACAATAATTCACATTGTCTATTCAAGACTTTAGAAAAGTCTATTTTTTGGTTCTTTAATATCCTGATTATAGTATTATTTATCTAAACCCCAAACAAATCCAGACC from Gouania willdenowi chromosome 9, fGouWil2.1, whole genome shotgun sequence encodes:
- the zgc:63587 gene encoding septin-2A — encoded protein: MSQSGEKGKFPDAAGYVGFANLPNQVHRKSVKKGFEFTLMVVGESGLGKSTLINSLFLTDLYPERYIPGAAEKIERTVQIEASTVEIEERGVKLRLTVVDTPGYGDAINSQDCFKTIIQYIDNQFERYLHDESGLNRRHIVDNRVHCCFYFISPFGHGLKPLDVEFMKAIHSKVNIVPVIAKADTLTLKERDRLKRRILDEIAEHGIRIYQLPDADSDEDEEFKEQTRVLKASIPFAVIGSNQLIEVKGKKIRGRLYPWGVVEVENPEHNDFLKLRTMLVTHMQDLQEVTQDLHYENFRSERLKRAGRAVDEDVLDKDQILLQKEAELRRMQEMIAQMQAQMKMKSDE